The nucleotide sequence ACCAGGATGAGGGCCAGAAGACCCCAAAGGGGGTACTGCCGGTTGCGAGCCCGAGGGTCTGGGACCTGGGATAGGGCTTCACGCAGGGTCATGCCTCTTATTAACCCCAAGGGCCGCATAGCGGTCAAGTCTGGGGGAAAGAGATGCGGCGCGCTTCACGACGAGGCCTTGAAACGAGGGAGCGGGAGCATCCAGGAGCCCTCACCGCTCACCCGCAGATCCTTCCGCTCGAACCGCCAGCCCGCCATGATCAAAAAGACCAGCGAGGCGATGAGCAGCCCCAGCAGCCCCTCCACCTGCAGAGACCGGATGGCTTCTCCGCCCTGATAGGAGGTGAAGGGAGAAAAGCGGGCCACAGGTTCCAGCCGCTCATCCAGCCGGGCCAGGCCGTTCAGGAAGAAGCCAGCCACCAGCAGCGTCCCAACCACCGCTGCGGCCACCCGCCGCGAGGGGAACACCAGACTCAGCCAGAGGGCCAGGGTCCCGAACAGCCATAGCAGCGCGAACAGCGACAGGAAGGGCAGAAGCAGCTCCCCAGCCCCTAACCCCAGGTGCCGAGAGAGGGGTCGGGCGAGGAGCATGATCAAATATGTCAGCCCCAGGATGGCCACAGTGGCCACCAGGAAGGCCAGAACGCGAGCGGCAAAGAACGCCCGCCGGCTCACAGGCTGCGCCAGGAACAGATCCAGCATTCCGCTTTCCTCCAGGCCCGCGATCAGAGCGCTCCCAGTTAGAATGGCGAAAAACCCCAGGACGAGCGGCAGCCAGGAAAAGAGCTCCACGTGGAGATACGTCGCCGGATCCCCGATGTCCTGGACCTTCCCGAAGAAAACCAGCAGCTCCCGAGGATAAGCCCGCAGCAGCTCCTCCCACTGGGCCCGCTGCTCAAAGATCGTATCGTAGAAGGAGATGAGATAGGCCCCCAACAGGCCCAGCCCCAGCCCCCAGCCGATAATGGCCCACCGGAACCCTGACAGGGTGTAACGAAAGATCGCCTTCATCGGCGGACCTCCGGGGAAGGCTCGTAATAGGCAAGGAAGATCTCCTCCAGGCTCGGCCGTTCGGTCTCCAGATACTGAACGGGAAAAGCTGCCAGAACCTTGATAAAGGGATCCATGATCCCTTCCACCTGCAACAGGAACTCGTCCTCGTTCTCCCGGCGCAGCAGCCGCACGCCGGGCAAGGCGAGCAGGGGCTGGGGGTCCACCGGGGCCTGGAAGCGGACGCGCACCCGCCGCATCGCCCGATGGATCAGATCCGCCGTCCGGGCCACCTCCACCACTACGCCCTGCCGGATGATCCCCACCCGGTCAGCCACCTGCTCCACCTCGCTCATAATGTGGGAGGAGAAGAACACAGCGGCGCCCGCCGCCTGGGCCTCCCGCACCAGTCGCAGCACTTCCCGCTGCATCAGGGGATCCAGCCCCAGGGTGGGCTCGTCCAGGATCAGCAGCTCCGGCCGATGCATCATGGCCTGGATCACCCCCACCTTCTGCTTGTTCCCCTTCGATAAATTGCGAATGCGGGGACGCAGATCCAGATCCAGCCGATCCGCCAGCGACCGGACATAGCTCCAGTCCACGGTGCTCCCCCGTATGGCGGCGAAGAAGCGTAGAGCCTCTTCCACGGTCAGGTTCTCGTCGAAGTGGAGCTCCCCCGGGAGATACCCCACCCGCCGCCGTACCGCCACCGGGTCGCGCTGGGGATCGATCCCCAGCACCCGGATGGACCCACGGTCGGGACGGATGAAGTCCAGCATACAGCGAATGGTAGTGGTCTTGCCGGCGCCATTGGGCCCGAGGAAAGCGAAGATCTCTCCCAGGCGCACCTCCAGGTTCACCCCCCGCAAGGCCCGCACCCGGCCGTAGGATTTCTCAAGATCGCGGATTTCAATGGCCAGCCCCTCGCTCATGTGCATGCTCCCTTCGAAGGGTCCGCCCTTCCATCGGCGCATCCATTCTGTCCGGATGATGGCCCAGCGCCTGTCATCGCCGGATCAGAATACGAAGATCCCTCCATCCATATCCCAGCTGCCGAAGTCGAGCCCCTCCGATTTCTATCCAACCCGTTCGAACGAGTTCGCCGCCCAATTGCTCGTAGAACCGGCGGACCGGGTTCGCTTCGAGCACCCAGACCAGGAGCGTATCGATGTCATCTCGGAGAAGTTCCCTTGCGCATATGCTCATCAACTGCCGGCCGATGCCCTGTCGTTGATACTCAGGCAGCACATAGATCGCGTAGACCTTCCCCAGTATACCTCATCTCCAGTGCGCTCGGGGCCCGCGGCAGCGAAACCCACGATCTGCGCCTGATCTTCCGCTACCAGAATGAACCGCCCGGGTGCCGGATGCGCCAGCGCCTGTCGCCAGCGGGGAACATCCTCCTCCGGGGAGAGCTGGGCCAGGTATCCCGCGGGGACGATCCCAGTATACTGCGCCTTCCAGGTGATCACCCGAACTCGCGCGATCCCCGGGGCGTCCGCGGGGACAGCCCTCCGAATGCTGACCCGTGAGCGATTGGCCTGTTCCATCCAAGTCCTCCTTTCTGAGGAGATGCGCGGCTTGCTCGGGGTAAACCTCGGACTCTCCAATCCAGGGGGTTCGATCAGCATCGACCTGCCCCTGTCCAGTCCCAGACTTGCCTCTCTGGGAACGGTGGGCACAGCGTGCTCGGAGCTGC is from Thermus islandicus DSM 21543 and encodes:
- a CDS encoding ABC transporter permease subunit, with the protein product MKAIFRYTLSGFRWAIIGWGLGLGLLGAYLISFYDTIFEQRAQWEELLRAYPRELLVFFGKVQDIGDPATYLHVELFSWLPLVLGFFAILTGSALIAGLEESGMLDLFLAQPVSRRAFFAARVLAFLVATVAILGLTYLIMLLARPLSRHLGLGAGELLLPFLSLFALLWLFGTLALWLSLVFPSRRVAAAVVGTLLVAGFFLNGLARLDERLEPVARFSPFTSYQGGEAIRSLQVEGLLGLLIASLVFLIMAGWRFERKDLRVSGEGSWMLPLPRFKASS
- a CDS encoding ABC transporter ATP-binding protein; protein product: MSEGLAIEIRDLEKSYGRVRALRGVNLEVRLGEIFAFLGPNGAGKTTTIRCMLDFIRPDRGSIRVLGIDPQRDPVAVRRRVGYLPGELHFDENLTVEEALRFFAAIRGSTVDWSYVRSLADRLDLDLRPRIRNLSKGNKQKVGVIQAMMHRPELLILDEPTLGLDPLMQREVLRLVREAQAAGAAVFFSSHIMSEVEQVADRVGIIRQGVVVEVARTADLIHRAMRRVRVRFQAPVDPQPLLALPGVRLLRRENEDEFLLQVEGIMDPFIKVLAAFPVQYLETERPSLEEIFLAYYEPSPEVRR
- a CDS encoding GNAT family N-acetyltransferase, with amino-acid sequence MLGKVYAIYVLPEYQRQGIGRQLMSICARELLRDDIDTLLVWVLEANPVRRFYEQLGGELVRTGWIEIGGARLRQLGYGWRDLRILIRR